The Ornithorhynchus anatinus isolate Pmale09 chromosome X5, mOrnAna1.pri.v4, whole genome shotgun sequence nucleotide sequence ACTGGGTCTCCAAGGAGcaccagagggagagggagaggacactcTGTGGGGGTCACAGAGTTGGTGTCTTCAGGGCACCGTGGCCCGTgggactttcattcaattgtatttattgagcgcttactgcgtgcagagcactgtattaaccaacTCCGCCTTTCTCACACATTAAGACCTCATCCCAGGGCCTCTGGGGTGTGAGACCCACCTCGAGTTGAgcatcgctgtgggcagggaacgtgcctactattatattgtactctccccagcgcttagtacacgctctgcatacattaagcactcaataaatgcgattgtttGGTCAATTATTGCTTTCCCCTGGCCCTGGGCCTCTGAACTCATCACCTCCCCCAATTCCCAGTGCGCTGcagttctttcccctccccagtctccctCAGTCACTCCAGAAGCTCTGGCTCATGGttcctggagaagaggagggatcgGAACGGTGGAGGAAGGTGGTCCCTGGCAGGGCATTTCTGGGGCAAGCGGCCTGGCTGGGCATGGAAGATCAGTGGGTAAGGGAGGGGGAGTCTAATCCTGTAGACCTAGTTGACCTTCTTACCAGGTAaagaggcagggcagggaggaggggaatgggaccaaccgagggaggaggaggagggactcaCCGGCTCGCCCAAGGCCCAGAGCTGCaagagaccagagagaggaggtgagcgCCAAGAGAAGGGTGAAGGATAGGGGTTCCGGCGGATAGGGGGTGCCCAGACGAACTGAGACCAAAGCTCAGAAGGAGGAGGGCACAcgagataataattattattttggtacttgttaaatgcttcctatttgCCAAAGAACTGTTCTCTGCACTGggtagattatcaggttggacatatggccctgtcccatatggagctcacaatctgaatccccattttacagatgaggtaactgaggcccagagaagcaaagtgacttgtccaaggtcacacagcaggcacgtggtggagccgggattagaacccaggtctttatccCAGGGAGATGACTGTCCTCAGCTTGGGTGGCTCAGGAGGGCAACAGATCTCAAGGAAAAGGACGTGCCAGTCTTCAACCCAGCCCCcgttttcctcctctgccttttgataataattacggtatttgttaagcacttactatgtatcaagcactgttctaagcgctggggtaatcaggttggacagagtccctgtcctaaatggggttcacggtcttaattcccattttacagatttattcattcattcattcattcattcaatcgcatttactgatcgcttactgtgtgcagagcactgtactaaacatttggaaagtacaattcagcaatagagagaggcagTCACTgcccacataggacttacagtctagaagggggggagacagacatgaaaacaagtaaacaggcatcaatataaacaattatagatatatacatatattacataagtgctgtggggcggtgagaggtggggaagggcaaagggagcgagtccaggtgacgcagaagggagagttgaggaaaaggggggcttagtctgggatgaggtgacagatgaggtgactgaggcccagggaagcaaagtgacttgctcaaggtcacgcggcagacaagaggtggagccgggattaaaacccaggtcctcctgacttcgaGGCCCTTTCTCTAACCACTAGCCCGTGTTGCTTCCCgcgcttcccatgctgcttttaaAAACGTGATTCCTCGAGATGTCCACCCCGATCCAGTACGGTCACCCAGTCAGGACCCGTGGAGGAATcagacctccctctccccccacccagtgcCAGTTCTTCCCAGCACCCCTTTTCCCAGGGCCAGGAGAGGAAACCCTACCTGCTCCCGGGTGCGACCGAGGCCTTCCCAGGAGAGGTCAGAGGTCCTCCTGCGAGCTCCAAAACTGGGCAAAGATTCCCCAGGCTTCTCCCCGTCCACCCCGCGACTCTGGGCCCATATAAAGTCCGGCGGAGGCCCACCCTGACTCACCCAGAACCAGTAGAAAGGTCATCATCCACATGTCAGTCGGATGGAAATGCCAAGACCAGCCGGAGGGGGACTGAGATCTGGTGAGACTGAGGCTTTTGGCAAGATtaaagaaaaggggaaggaagcgGACTCTTCTCTCCGCATCCCCCTAACCCTCTAACCGCTCCCAGTTCCTGAGAAAAGAGGCCCCCCGAGCTGCCGCCTGTGGTCCTGTGGAGCAATACTAACATCCGCCCAGTCAGCTGGGCCGCCTCCCGTGATGCCGGGGTGGAACATCCCAAAATCTGTCGTGGTGACTGGGAAACACCCCAAGAGGGGTTGTCACTGATAGcctacccccctttccctcaccgGTAGAATGAGGGCTCtccacaagctaataataataataatggtatttgttaagttcttactatgggccaaatactgttctaagcgttggggtagatagagggtaatcaggttatcccacgaagggctcacagtcttaatctcccttttagattgttccacgtggggctcacagacttaatccccattttaaagataattgaggcacagagaagtgaaatggcttgcccaaagtccccctgcagataagtggcggaggcgcgattagaacccacatcctcggactccgaaacccgggctctttccactaaaccacgctgcttctccagtctatCGACCAATCGGCGCCATTTGTTGCCCGCTTTGGACGTTCAGGAGCCCCTGCCGCTGGCATGATGGGAAGCGCGTGACTGGCAACCAAGAGATCAAAATACTAGTCCCAGCTCGGCCTCCTAGGGCCGTGCCGTTTGCGGTGAAGATACTAGAtccaaggaagagagagagttttGGAAAAATTGTTTAATTCAGTCCTTCGGTTTCTGAAAAGCAGCATTGTCTAAaggtgtaggcctgggagtcggacatcctgggtcctaatcctggctccgcccctggtcagctgggtgaccttggggaagtcacttcactgggcctcagttttctcatttgcaaaatgggggttcgctgcctgttctccttcctgcttagagggtgagatccatgtgggatggggactgtggccaaacctgattagcttgtaatgatgataataataataatgttggtatttgttaaacgcttactatgcgccgagcactgttctaagcgctggagctactccagtgcttagtatggtgtttggcatatagtaagcgctgaataaataccacgattattacatagtaagcacttaataaataatactgttATTCTAGCTGGCTAATTAGGGCAGAGAAGTCTTCAGTGACTAAGTAAGCAACTCTTTGCCACATCTGTaagatcgtgggcagggaatgtgtctgttatattattctatcgtactctcccaagtgctcagtacagcgctcagctcacggtaagtgctcgataaaagcGATTGATACATTGCGGGGctacaaaattcattcaatcgtatttattgactgcttactgtgtgcggagcactgtactaagcacttgggagagtacaatagtaataCACAGCAAAGCGTGATGCCCCTACCTACCTACCCAATAGGACCACCACTGGCAGTGACCTGAAGGGGTGGTTGGCAAATCACCAGcactaagaccttgggcaagtcacttctctgtgcctcagttcccccatctggaaaatggggattaagactgtgagccccacacaggacaacctgattcccttgtacctctccccccccaaccccaatgcttagaacagtgcttggcacatagtaagcgcttaacaaatactaccgttATTAATCAATCCCTTCTCACACATTCTCAGTCCCGAAGACTTGAGAGCCAAACTCATCCCCTATAACAGTTGGGAGATgggagcgtggcctaggggagagcacgggcctgggaatcacaggtcccgggttctaatcccggctctgccacttatcagctctgtgactttgggcaagtcacaacttctctgtgctaagactgtgagccccaggtgggacgatctgaataccttgtgttttccccagcgcttagcacatagtaagcatttaccaaatgtcGTTATTACATACATAATTCACTCATCTTAATGTCCCCTTCGCCCCGccccagcaagcacttaataacattGATTGGTCAACTGAATTTAGTGAGCACCatcccgtacctcgatctcatctatcttgccgccaacctctcccccacgtccggcttctggcccggaacaccctcccttctccatgtCCTTCACAATGACCACCTtccgagccttattgaagggacgtcttcaagaagccttcctggactaggccccttctttcctcttctcccactccctgcctcgttcccttctcttccacccgGGCCCGCGATGGCCCTGAGCCAAACCAGGCTAACAGGGCAACCGAGGGCCAAGCCGACGGACAGGCCTCGTGCGAGAGGCAGAGCGTTTGCTTTGGGAACCGAAGGCTGCTTTGCTGACTAAGGCCAAATCCATTTTCCTGTTGTGGGAACCTCAGGGTGGGAGACGGATGGGGGAGGCGGTCCAGCTGAGTGCCCCTGTGGGAAATCGGCCCGGCCCACCCTGCCTCTAGCTCAGCTGTTCCCCTTTCTCGGGATTGGAATTTCCCAACTCCTACCAGATCTCGCTCTGCCTTTGGTCAGTGCAGAGACTCGTTTGTCTGCCATCCcaacccccctccatcccctaagTGATACTGCACCTGAATAATgtcatttccccaccccaccacccctgccctcggactgtaagctcaccgtggtcaggggatgtgtctgtcaactctgacctcgggcaagtcactcaacttctctgtgcctgttagttCATCTATAAAAAAGTAGGGATCGAGCGCGAGCCCAATCctgaacggggactgtgtccaacctgattaacttgtaccttccccagtgcttacccttctcagggtcacagctggagagtttccaggcctcgaCCAGTTTCagttatgggagggaaagtcaagcggaggcctacccgttccattcctagcttggccagtggcgagtggagggcaatctgctacgagtcaaaactcacccgtgctgggcagcagcggcatgggagagagtcgagggagacTCGCGTTTACTGCATGCAAGGCGActatggtaagccacttccatatttttaccgagaaaactctacggatacactatcggaacgattgcggatggagagcggggccttctgggagagacgtgtccgtggtgtcgctacgggtcggaaacgactcgatggcataaagcaagacccctgtgcttagaacagcgcttggcacatagtaagcacttaacaagtaccattattattgtgatatttgctacGCCCTAGACGTCAAGCACTAGGTTACAGATGATCAGGTCCCCTCATGGGACTCTGAGTTTCTGTGAAaggacagatactgaatccctattttgcagataaaggtaatgaggcacagggaaatgactcccccaaggtcacacggaaggtaCGTGGAAGAGCCGGTTTTGGAATCCgagtcctctggctcctgggcccgcATTTGTTTTTTTATTCGGTcacatttactaagtacttactgcgtgcagggccaCAGacggagcgtggcttagtggaaagagcacgggtttgggagtcagaggatgtgggttctactctcagctctgccgcttgtctttgtgaccttgggcaagccacttctctgtgcctcagttacctcatctgtaaattggggattaagactgtgagccctgattaccttgtattttccagtgcttggcacaaataagcatttaacatataccatcaccatcactcgggagagtccaacaataagcagacacatcccctgcccacaacagcgtAGACTAcgtctctcctaagtgcttaggacagtgctctgcacatagcaactgCTCGATACTACTGATATCTTTTTCTATCCGCTTACCCCAAGCAGGAGTTTGATCTCAACCACTCCCTctatggaggggagagaaaattcattcaatagtatttattgagcgcttaccatgcgcagaacactgtactaagggcttggaatgtacaattcggcaacaaatggggtctcccctgatttcctaccagaGTCTCTTGACTCTCGCACATTCCATCCTGAATACCTCTAGTGACAGGACTAACGAGATCATCTCTCCCTGCTGTTTCCTGTTCTGACCTCCCCTGTTGTGGGCGGCGGTCAGTTATCACATGCCAGTAAAGATGTGAGCAAAAATGCCCCTCTGCTGTTGCCTGGTGTCCAGAGCCCCTAATActtgcatttcttaagcgcttatctgCCTCGGGCTGATAATCgaatcagccacagtccctgttccacatggggagcggtctaaagcagagggagaaaaggtttttcatcaccattgtacagatgagcaaactgaggcagagaagctgaaatgggggtgcagactgcgagccccatgtgggactttacTATCCTGGGGCATAGTACAGTGACTGTACTAAAATaagcataaaataaataaaaataaagctaaattttaaacatgaaaaataaaaaattaaaataagtgacttgcctgtgaaCACTCTGTAGAAAAGGCATAGACATGGATACAGAACCCAGATCCCGACGCCCAGGCCTCTACTCCTTCCACTAAGATACACTGCATCTCCCAAAAAGGCCACCAAGAAGCCCATCATTACCACCACCAGGTCCTTATATCGTCGTGCACGGAGCTCCCTTCACCCccaaattccaactccaccaaggGATGAAAAAAGCCAGAGGAAGCAGGGAAATGATTGTTAGGGTTGTGCACTCCATGGTGAGAatttctaatttaaaaaaaaacccctcagctCCTGTGGAGACCGGCTCAGCAGGCTGAAACTGTGGGCTGAGGGGTGCCCTGGTCACTAGGGCCTCCTATGCAGAGAGCCACTGGCCACGCTCATCAACTCACCTGCTGTCCtcagggccgaggggaggggggagaggaggggacaggcaGGAAGGAGACTGGAGACCAGCTGAACGGCTCTACGTAAATCACTAGCACTACAAACCCTTCCTCCGCACAGCTTCCCAGAGTTGAGGTGGACTGGCGGCTCTTCGCCACTTGATCAGCACCtaggggctctgccacttagtttcACCTTTTGCATTTATGCCCTGTCGGCATGAGGACGGGTCACCCCTTTTGCTacctgtggggcagggggctgcTGATAAATGCTGTGGCCAAAACCCCAGGACGACTGTCCGGCGATAGCAGGGGTAAGGGGAGAATTCCAACCTCTTGATTGAGAAGGGGAGGAagtaggaggagggggggagagagagacaagggccAACTTTTTTAGAGGCTTGTTTCTTTATAAATATTTTCTGTTCTCCTTGCGGTAAAAGGTCAAGGGCAACtcaaagggcaggggaaggggatctCCAGTTTGGTCGCCATCTTGGCTACGATGGGAAGTTGGCCGCCTGCTTGGCAAAGGTTCCCCGAGACTAATTCCCCTAATTCCCCGGGGCTCCACGGTGACTGGCCGGACACGTCGCAGGAATCAGGCCAGGCAAGGCAGCCCGGAGCCGTGACGTTCTTCATTCCCCAGCCGTTCGAGGTGCCGGCCTCAGACGGACTCCTGGACGGGTGGCTCGTAGCCGTCGGCGCGCTCCACCTTGGCTCCCGTCTCGTCTCCGGAGGGTTTGCTGGATCCGCTGCCTTCCCCGTGCAGCTCCATGAGCTTTCCCactggagaaaggggagagagagagatggggcagggcTCACGGGTTGCCACCGGGCCCGGGGTGAACCGACTGACCACCCTGACAGGGAAGAAAACTGTGCCGTCAGCCCCAGGCCTATGGCACCGGTGGTTATATggtgttagtccagtgctctgcatacaagtaagcactcaataaatgccactgattgattggaaatgtCCCCATGCACTGAATGTACAGCAGCTGATCCATGGGCTCCACACAACAGAATTGAACCCTTTCCACCACCTACAAGACCCACCCAACACCCACGGGCCGTGGATGTTTGTAAACAGGGACGACGGGAAGGATTCCCGCTCCACTCACACTCGAATTTGGGCTTCTTCAGCATCTTGACTTTGCGCACGAAGACGTCGTGGAGGGGGTAGATGGACTGGCAGGCCTTCTCGATGTCTTTGCCGATGCTGTCCGGGATCCTGCATACCCCGACCCTCCGCGTTATCAGATGCCCCGCACCCCCAACCCGAGAGGCGGCCCCGCCGTGGGAACGTCAGAAAATCGCAACGGTGAAATCACACGGCGTCATCTGGGACCGAAACATGTGGTCATCACCCGTTCCCACGCCTCTTCGCCACCCAGCGAGGGTCCGgggtccctccacctcccctaccCACCGCCGGGCGGCCACTCACAACTTGTTGACGACTTCCTTGAGGTCGTTGGTCTGCACCTCGCGGGTCATGATCTCCGTCATCTTCTTGCGGATCTGGCGCACCTGCTGGTGCTGGGCGTACGACGTCTTGCGGATCTGGTTGTTGCGCTTCTTGGTGAAGCCCACGCAGAAGAGGCGCAGCAGGTAGCCGTCCGTCGTCTTGATGTCCACGTGGGCCTCGATCATCGTCTGCGGGCACGCGAGGTGGGAGATTTCAAATCGGTTCCAGCCCATCTAATATAATCTTTCCTACTTAAATTCTCTACACAGTTCACCAACACCTCACTGTTTTCTTACCCCGAAAGAGGTGTGAGTGTACACACCCCACATTATTCTCCATCAGCTATCCCACCCACAGTGTCTTCCTCTTTGGGTCCTACCTCTGCAGTGTCATTCAGCGTTCAACGCGCTGATTGGTTCACAGTCAATGAAACCACCATCTTTACCTTATCTTTACCTTTATCTTTACCTTAGTCACCCCTTCCCTGGGTCTTGCCCAGCACCattaccctctcccccacccaccattcCAGATACCCCCACCCAATGGATCGGAAGATGGCAGACAAGGACCCTCGGAGGGTCAATGCGGGGATGTCAGGAAAAATGCAACAGTCAAATCATGGAATGTCATTTGGGACCGAAACATTTTGTCATCACACATCCCTGCCCATCTTGTGCCCTCTCGTGCTAACCTGAACTGGGGACCACCAGGGTCCTGTCGACACCCCACCCCGCATCACCCCCCCCCAAACCGAGACAGATTCTCTGAGGGGCTCTCTCCCGCAACCCGGTGCCAGACCCACCTGCCACTTCTTGACCATGGAGCACATCTTGTCGCGGGTCAGGTCCATCCCGTGGAAGTTGGTCAGGCAGTTCTTGCCCTGGACGTCCTCGGTGATGAGCTTGAACTTGCGGAAGGCCACCTCGTCGTTCTGCAGGTCGGCCAGACTCACCTCAAACACCCGGCCCTTGAGGCCGTCGGACGCGATCTCTACAGGGcggaggacagaggcagggttACCACCTTGGcgggtaaagcagcgtggccccgtgggTAGtgcccaggcctcggagtcagaaggacctggggtttaatcccgACGCCGttatgtctgctgagggaccttgggcaagccacttcacttctctgaaactcagttacctcaactacaaaacgaggattaagactgggagacccatgcatccaacctgataaatttgtatctatcccaccgcttagaacagggtttggttcatagtaagcacttagcaaataccattcaaaaaaaaaaaaagcactgcttGGGACAGGACCCCTGGGGTTCAAGGACTATCTTGCAATGGGTCCGACAGGTCAGTCACCAATCATACCTATGCAAGGCTGAATGTTACCCAGCAACACACCTGTCCCCGCACCAGAGCAAAGACTAGGTGAGCCCAGTAGCTTCCCAACACAACCAGTAGCAAAACCCTCACACAGTGACCTATACCCTACACTCTCTAGTCAGCCACCatctactgaacacctactgtatgccCAGCTATGCATGCCCAGCTATGCATTCACACCCACTTAAATCCGTTGTGTTTAATGAGCGCTTCCtaaacggagcactgtactaagtccttgggcatCAATTTACACCTCTTACTCTTTCAGGATGAACTCATCTACACATCCCTTTTCCTGTTCTTTTCTTCTGTCTGTATATTATGCCAATCTCCTTTGCTAGACGCCCCACTCTGAAGGCAGAGATCTTATCTAGCCATCTTCTCTTCCAAGCTGTTGATAGGATGCTCTGCTCAGaacaagcgctccgtaaataccactgagagaatAACATAGGAAGGAAAGAGATATAAAAGCTATTTGAACTTCCTCCGCTTTGCCAGAACCAAACGAATGTGAATCACCTTCCTTTCCAATGCTACGGTGGCTGCACAAGACCCTTATACATCATCTATGCGCTTAGATCTGTGTTTCCCACTtgcaaccccacagaatttatgtacatacctaagttatatattctaaattcctTACTTATAGTTATagttgtctcctcctctagactgtaagctccttgtgggcagaaaacgtgtcaccaactctgctgaactgtactctcccaagcactcagaagtgTCCCCcagccagtgctcaatatattcaaTGACAAAATCAGAGACTTGGCCCAGCATATAAACTTGGCCGCAATTTGGAGCAAACTGGGTCACAAACATCCAGTCCAAAGCTCTATCCTCCGATCCCTACCCCTTCTCTGAATCCTCTATGACCaagccaaattcattcaatagtatttattgagtgcttactatgtgcagagcactgtactaagcgcttggaatgtacaatttggcaacagagacaaagctgctacttctcccctctttccagatTATCTACCAATCGCATCCGCTGCAGCTGGGGCAGGATAAGGAGCCCACGAGGTATCAAAGAGAGACCCGAATGCGGGAGGGGACTTACTGGTTCCTTGCGTCCTGGTGACCAGGGTCTTCCCGATGTTGCGGATGTTGAACATGGCCGGGGCTTTGACATCGTACCAGTCCTTCTTGGAGAAGGGATCCACCCTGAAGCCACAAGACAATGTtataaggggaaaaagaggagcgGGAGGACGAGGCCGGTGCCCTGCATTAGGGAGGGCATCGGGGTGGGGATCACCGAGCAGGAGATTGCAGAGTGGCTCACTGAAAAGAGTCAgagtggaaaggcttgggagtcagaggtcacggattctaatcccagctcctccggttgccagctgtgtgaccatgggcaagtcacttgtctgtgcctcagttccctcatctgcaaaatggggataaagactaagCCCTgcgtggtacaatctgattaccttgtacctaccccagcgcttagaacagtgcctggcacatagttagcgcttaactatGCAGCGCGGTCttaggagtcaaaagtcatgggttctaatcccggctccgccacctgtcagctgcgtgactttgggcaagtcacttaacttctcggtgcctcagttacctcatctgtaaaatggggattaagactgtgagcctcacgtgggagaacctgattgccctgcatctactccagtgcttatcacagtgctctgcacatagtaagcgcttaacaaataccaacatcattattattattaacaaaggccaacatgtttaggctgtgagcccgccactgggcagggattgtctctatccgttgccgaactgtacacattccaagcgcttagtacggtgccctgcacatagtaagcgttcaataaatactttcgagCGAGTGAAAAAGAGGGTCGGGAGATCCTGGAACCTAAGGATGGGGGTCCCCCGAACTGCAAGGATCTGGCCTATGGCGAAGCGCGCGCCACAGTCCAGATTGCAGGGGAGGGAGCGCAGAgctccgccgggcccgggggctccaTCCGCCGCCATCCGcggcctccccgtccccaccgCGGCCGGGCATCCCCAGGGGAGCCGCAGAAGGATCCCCCCGACCCCACTTACACCTTCTTTTTGGCGCCTTTCTTGCCGCCTTTGGTCAGACGCTTATTCTTGCCCACCGCCATGACGCCGGTCGGCAGCCCAAAGAGACCGGAAGTGCGGCCCGCGTGCAACttggcgggaagggggcggggcgatCTCCTAGCCCGCCTCAGCTCTCGCGAGACTTGGAAACGCGACGGAATGGCGGGCGAGGCCGTGCCTCAGACGCCCTCagaatgcctaataataataataataattgtgtcatttgttaaacgcttgctttgtgtcaagcagCGTGTTCCAGAgaaaggagcaagggcctgggagtcagaggacctgggttgggagtcagaggaggtcctgcctccgccacttgtctgctgtttgaccttggacaagtcacttctctgggcctcaattccctcatctgtaaaataataataatgttggtatgtgttaaaagcttactatgtgcagagcactgttctaagcgctggggtagatacacggtcatcaacttgtcccacctgaggctcacacttaatccccattttccagatgaggtcactgaggcacagaggagtgacttgcccacagtcacacagctgccaagtggcagccatgacctctggctaccaagcccaggctctttccactgagccacgctccttggggattaagagtgtgagccccacgtgggacaacctgattaccttgtatctgccccagcgtgtagaacagtgcttggcacatcatagtaagcgcttaacaaataccaccattattattattgggaagcagcgtggcttagtggaaagaccattggcttgggagtcagaggacacgggttctaatcccggctgtgtgaccttggataagtcatttaacttctctgtgcctcggttacctcatctgtaaaatggggattaaaactgtgagccgcatgtgggacaacctgattacctcgtatccaccccagcgcttacaactgtgctcggcagatagtaagcgcttaataaataccataataataattattattattattaagtgtctgcagtgtgaccttggacacatcacttcacttctctgggccttagttatcacatctatgaaatggggtttaagtcttagctccatgtgggatgtaaactgtgtccaacctgtctatcctgtattcattcattcattcactcgtatttattgagcacttactgtgtgcagaacactgtcctaagcgcttggaatgtacaattcggcagcagtcagcaacaatccctgcccaacaacgggctcacagtctaaaaaggggagacagatagcaaaacgaAACAGGCAGTCGGGcaactgtatctgtcccagcatttagtgcagtgcctgacacatagtgaacacttaaatatcattttgaaAAAAGCATGGtcaaagatacaagataagtcatattcagggctcacaatcgaagtaagagagagaaaacaggtaatgaatcctaattttacagaagaggcaactgaggcacacaaaagcgAAGTGGGaagctacaagatgatcaagacagacacactcctgtctctcacagggttcacagtctaagaaggagagggaactggtattggatccccattttacagatgaggtaacggaggaaagaggagtgaagtga carries:
- the LOC100093255 gene encoding 40S ribosomal protein S3a, which produces MAVGKNKRLTKGGKKGAKKKVVDPFSKKDWYDVKAPAMFNIRNIGKTLVTRTQGTKIASDGLKGRVFEVSLADLQNDEVAFRKFKLITEDVQGKNCLTNFHGMDLTRDKMCSMVKKWQTMIEAHVDIKTTDGYLLRLFCVGFTKKRNNQIRKTSYAQHQQVRQIRKKMTEIMTREVQTNDLKEVVNKLIPDSIGKDIEKACQSIYPLHDVFVRKVKMLKKPKFELGKLMELHGEGSGSSKPSGDETGAKVERADGYEPPVQESV